The following coding sequences lie in one Myxococcus xanthus genomic window:
- a CDS encoding NRDE family protein yields the protein MCTIIILRHVHPEWPLVLAANRDEFYARPATGPQVLLESPLAVGGRDEERGGTWMGVTHGGLFVGLTNQRGERGQGPAPRSRGEVVLKALQAGSVEAVDRYLDTLPGDEFMPFNLLYGDAQRLRVAYARRTDRQLRREDVPPGVHVLPNDVLNAPELPKVERARLLTTEVAKKPWPELEAGLKAVLSDPTLPAEELIPPPGAGEDLPRDFLQRLQALCIHTPLYGTRSSAVVALAPGRVGHYLASDTAPCQGPWKDVTGLLTGPTE from the coding sequence ATGTGCACCATCATCATCCTGCGCCACGTCCACCCCGAATGGCCGCTGGTGCTCGCGGCCAATCGGGACGAGTTCTACGCCCGCCCTGCTACTGGCCCCCAAGTTCTTCTGGAGTCCCCGCTCGCCGTGGGCGGCCGGGATGAGGAGCGCGGTGGGACGTGGATGGGTGTAACCCACGGCGGATTGTTCGTCGGCCTGACGAACCAGCGGGGCGAGCGAGGCCAGGGCCCGGCTCCCCGCTCAAGGGGCGAGGTGGTGCTCAAGGCCCTCCAGGCCGGCAGCGTGGAGGCCGTGGACCGGTATCTGGATACCCTGCCGGGCGATGAATTCATGCCCTTCAACCTCCTCTATGGGGACGCCCAGCGGCTGCGCGTGGCCTACGCCCGGAGGACGGACCGGCAGCTGCGGCGGGAGGACGTCCCCCCGGGGGTGCATGTCCTGCCCAATGACGTGCTGAACGCCCCCGAGTTGCCCAAGGTGGAACGGGCCCGGCTGCTGACGACCGAGGTGGCGAAGAAGCCCTGGCCGGAGCTGGAGGCGGGCTTGAAGGCAGTGCTGTCCGACCCGACCCTTCCCGCCGAGGAGCTGATTCCGCCCCCAGGCGCGGGCGAGGACCTGCCCCGCGACTTCCTGCAACGGCTCCAGGCGCTCTGCATCCATACGCCGCTCTACGGGACACGCTCGTCCGCCGTGGTGGCGCTGGCGCCGGGGCGCGTCGGGCACTACCTCGCCTCGGACACAGCACCGTGTCAGGGGCCGTGGAAGGACGTCACGGGCCTGCTGACCGGGCCCACCGAGTGA
- the holB gene encoding DNA polymerase III subunit delta', giving the protein MTLATVLGQPRAVDALQAALRSGAVHHAYLFAGPEGVGKELAAVGLAQALTCPEQPDVGCGACASCQRVERGLHPDVTWVMPDDERVSRGLAGRSDFTGTPSRELRVEQVRQLQERIALRGLESRRKVALIVSAQTMNVQAQNAFLKTLEEPPSDTTLILVASAIDRLLPTIRSRCGKVHFGPLPVDMVAQRVAEARKLDAETAKLAAVMAGGSLGRAMALDVDALSRRKDIVTAFEALRGEDAVGLLRFAEAHGGSRDEAESTLELLALWTRDVALVKAGLESGLANRDLVELARQVAGRTSDILLHRRHSLLDAARASIARNGAPRLQLERMLIDLFTETSR; this is encoded by the coding sequence ATGACGCTCGCAACGGTACTCGGACAGCCCCGCGCGGTGGACGCCCTCCAGGCGGCCTTGCGCAGCGGCGCGGTCCACCACGCGTACCTCTTCGCCGGGCCGGAAGGGGTGGGCAAGGAGCTGGCGGCGGTCGGGCTGGCCCAGGCCCTCACGTGCCCCGAGCAGCCAGACGTGGGCTGCGGCGCCTGCGCGAGCTGCCAGCGGGTGGAAAGGGGCCTCCACCCGGACGTCACCTGGGTGATGCCAGACGATGAGCGGGTGTCCCGCGGACTGGCGGGCCGGTCCGACTTCACTGGGACACCTAGCCGGGAGCTGCGCGTGGAGCAGGTGCGCCAGCTTCAGGAGCGCATCGCCCTGCGCGGCCTGGAGTCGCGCCGCAAGGTGGCGCTCATCGTCTCCGCCCAGACGATGAACGTGCAGGCGCAAAACGCGTTCCTCAAGACGCTGGAGGAGCCGCCCTCGGACACCACCCTCATCCTGGTGGCCAGCGCCATTGACCGGCTGCTGCCCACCATCCGCAGCCGGTGCGGCAAGGTGCACTTCGGCCCGCTCCCGGTGGACATGGTGGCCCAGCGCGTGGCCGAGGCGCGCAAGCTGGACGCGGAGACGGCCAAACTCGCGGCGGTCATGGCGGGTGGCAGCCTGGGCCGGGCCATGGCGCTGGATGTGGACGCGCTGTCGCGGCGCAAGGACATCGTCACCGCCTTCGAGGCCCTGCGCGGCGAGGACGCCGTCGGCCTGCTGCGCTTCGCGGAGGCCCATGGTGGCTCGCGCGATGAGGCGGAGAGCACACTGGAGCTGCTGGCGCTGTGGACGCGTGACGTGGCGCTGGTGAAGGCAGGCCTGGAGTCGGGGCTGGCCAACCGCGACCTGGTGGAGCTGGCTCGGCAGGTCGCGGGCCGCACGTCCGACATCCTCCTGCACCGCCGGCATTCGCTGCTGGATGCGGCGCGGGCCTCCATTGCCCGGAACGGTGCGCCCCGGCTCCAACTGGAGCGGATGCTCATCGACCTGTTCACGGAGACGTCGCGATGA
- the holA gene encoding DNA polymerase III subunit delta, with the protein MSASDMDDVLASVKGGKVAPVYLLVGEEFLVRKGADELVKLLVPDAAMGLNLAVLDAGSPREVAQELATLPLFPGRKVVLVRDPEFLAPKKGRGDALGKAREAWKAGKRKEGARRLLALAARAGWGVEQLDPGTPGAPSVEKWKDELNVELADVDIAFLKEAAAFCREERISAPEGDASALLDLIQKGVPAGHALVLAASDMDAKNPLVKLAHDKGYVVERKVAARHKDLDLTDIAKEFLAPFKKKLGPGALDELKERIGGNIRLLQSELEKLATYSEGPAIERADVAALVHHAREEEFFELSEALQKRDFGGALSYANDAMGQGTHALQLLGAVASIVRGLLESHEWLWRYAGGNPPRTAKDVEARVFPRLEAELKGSKRKMPNAWALTFSMKAAAGYERRELLGALVACAEADLALKSSANGRLVIERLLATVCVRQHGAGY; encoded by the coding sequence ATGAGCGCCAGTGACATGGATGACGTGCTGGCCAGCGTGAAGGGGGGCAAGGTCGCCCCGGTGTACCTGTTGGTGGGCGAGGAGTTCCTGGTCCGCAAGGGCGCTGACGAGTTGGTGAAGCTGCTCGTCCCCGACGCGGCCATGGGCCTCAACCTGGCCGTGTTGGACGCGGGCAGCCCGCGCGAGGTGGCGCAGGAGCTGGCCACGCTGCCGCTGTTCCCCGGCCGCAAGGTGGTGCTGGTCCGCGACCCGGAGTTCCTGGCGCCCAAGAAGGGGCGAGGGGACGCGCTGGGCAAGGCACGCGAGGCGTGGAAGGCGGGCAAGCGGAAGGAGGGCGCGCGGCGACTGTTGGCGCTGGCGGCCCGTGCTGGCTGGGGAGTGGAGCAGTTGGACCCGGGCACTCCCGGGGCGCCGTCCGTGGAGAAGTGGAAGGACGAGCTCAACGTCGAGCTGGCCGACGTGGACATCGCCTTCCTCAAGGAGGCGGCCGCCTTCTGCCGCGAGGAGCGTATCTCCGCGCCGGAGGGGGATGCCTCGGCGCTGCTGGACCTCATCCAGAAGGGCGTGCCGGCGGGCCATGCGCTGGTGCTGGCCGCGTCCGACATGGACGCCAAGAATCCGCTGGTGAAGCTGGCCCACGACAAGGGCTACGTCGTCGAGCGGAAGGTGGCGGCGCGTCACAAGGATCTGGACTTGACGGACATCGCCAAGGAGTTCCTGGCGCCCTTCAAGAAGAAGCTGGGCCCCGGTGCGCTGGACGAACTCAAGGAGCGCATTGGCGGGAACATCCGCCTGCTCCAGTCCGAGCTGGAGAAGCTGGCCACGTATTCGGAAGGGCCCGCCATTGAGCGGGCGGACGTGGCCGCGCTGGTCCACCACGCGCGCGAGGAGGAGTTCTTCGAGCTGTCCGAGGCGCTCCAGAAGCGCGACTTCGGCGGGGCGCTGTCCTACGCGAATGACGCCATGGGGCAGGGGACGCACGCGTTGCAGTTGCTGGGCGCGGTCGCCTCCATCGTCCGGGGCCTGCTGGAGAGCCATGAGTGGCTGTGGCGCTATGCGGGAGGCAATCCGCCTCGCACCGCGAAGGACGTGGAGGCGCGCGTCTTCCCCCGGCTGGAAGCGGAGCTGAAGGGCAGCAAGCGGAAGATGCCCAACGCGTGGGCGCTCACGTTCAGCATGAAGGCCGCGGCGGGCTATGAGCGGCGGGAGTTGCTGGGCGCGCTGGTGGCCTGCGCCGAGGCGGACCTGGCGCTGAAGTCGTCGGCGAACGGCCGGCTGGTCATCGAGCGGCTGCTGGCCACGGTGTGTGTGCGCCAGCACGGCGCGGGTTATTAG
- a CDS encoding mechanosensitive ion channel family protein: MARVSPLTRHASTAALTPVEMAGDIPPALLPFLQSNLSLAVGALLIVVLMGVRATSHDADLRQDLKSAIRLLIAFIVLRLATWALPATAPEGLQKALQVSWMLMFTFGGIRASVALALKLIRLRAPAVGTPKILRNVIDFTLYPLAVLPLLRTQFNVDLAGLVATSAVLSVVIGLALQETLGNLFAGLSLQLDRPFEVGHFIRIGTHTGRVVFIGWRSIRLANFRREVITLPNSMVAKELVLNFTQDLNPVGIDVEFRLSRDAAPNQVKHALLETMRETPLILPEPSPIARTLTYEDSAIRYMVRFFIAEYGQSDAVKEDLHSRLWYRLRRENIEIPYAQRTVHVRQETARTELSEDTIRNLLGAVDLFQTLDTEELDRLRQESLVRRFGAGERIIQEGEEGRTFYVLASGEVSVRTGKSQSEVTRLGRGSYFGEMCLLTGERRSATVVAVEDSLLLEVDRPTFARLFAEYPGLARQLSSMLAQRRTQLRAVAEASGTSSDAIPAEVGRILGRLRQIFGLNATHE; this comes from the coding sequence ATGGCGCGTGTATCCCCGCTCACGCGGCACGCGTCAACGGCCGCCTTGACCCCCGTGGAGATGGCGGGAGACATTCCCCCCGCCTTGCTGCCCTTCCTTCAGAGCAATCTGTCCCTGGCCGTGGGTGCGCTGCTCATCGTCGTGCTGATGGGGGTGCGCGCCACCTCCCATGACGCCGACCTGCGACAGGATTTGAAGAGCGCCATCCGGCTCCTCATCGCGTTCATCGTCCTCCGGCTGGCCACATGGGCCCTGCCCGCGACGGCGCCAGAGGGCCTGCAGAAGGCGCTCCAGGTCAGCTGGATGCTGATGTTCACCTTCGGTGGCATCCGCGCCAGCGTGGCCCTGGCGCTGAAGTTGATCCGGCTGCGCGCGCCGGCGGTGGGCACACCGAAAATCCTGCGCAACGTCATCGACTTCACGCTGTACCCACTGGCGGTGCTGCCGCTCCTGCGCACCCAGTTCAACGTGGACCTGGCGGGCCTGGTGGCCACGTCCGCGGTGCTGTCGGTGGTCATCGGTCTGGCGCTCCAGGAGACGCTGGGCAACCTCTTCGCGGGCCTGTCCCTCCAGTTGGACCGCCCCTTCGAGGTCGGCCACTTCATCCGCATCGGCACACACACCGGACGCGTGGTCTTCATCGGCTGGCGCTCCATCCGCCTGGCGAACTTCCGCCGCGAGGTCATCACGCTGCCCAACAGCATGGTGGCCAAGGAGCTGGTCCTCAACTTCACCCAGGACCTGAACCCCGTCGGCATCGACGTGGAGTTCCGCCTGTCTCGGGACGCCGCGCCCAACCAGGTCAAACACGCGCTGCTGGAGACGATGCGGGAAACCCCGCTCATCCTCCCGGAGCCGTCGCCCATCGCGCGCACGCTGACCTACGAGGATTCCGCCATCCGCTACATGGTGCGCTTCTTCATCGCCGAGTACGGCCAGTCCGACGCGGTGAAGGAGGACCTCCACTCTCGCCTGTGGTACCGGCTGCGCCGGGAGAACATCGAGATTCCCTACGCCCAGCGCACGGTGCACGTGCGACAGGAGACGGCGCGCACGGAGCTGTCCGAGGACACCATCCGCAACCTCCTGGGCGCCGTGGACCTCTTCCAGACGCTGGACACGGAGGAGCTGGACCGGCTGCGGCAGGAGTCACTGGTGCGCCGCTTCGGCGCCGGCGAGCGCATCATCCAGGAGGGCGAGGAGGGGCGGACATTCTACGTGCTCGCCTCCGGCGAGGTGAGCGTGCGCACGGGGAAGTCCCAGTCGGAAGTCACCCGCCTGGGCCGGGGCAGCTACTTCGGAGAGATGTGCCTGCTGACGGGAGAGCGCCGTTCGGCCACGGTGGTGGCGGTGGAGGACTCGTTGCTCCTCGAAGTAGACCGACCCACCTTCGCCCGCCTCTTCGCGGAGTACCCCGGCCTGGCCCGGCAGCTCTCCTCCATGCTTGCCCAGCGGCGGACCCAGCTGCGCGCGGTGGCGGAAGCGAGCGGCACGAGCAGCGACGCCATTCCCGCCGAGGTCGGCCGTATACTCGGACGGCTGCGCCAGATATTCGGGCTCAACGCCACACACGAGTAG
- a CDS encoding type I polyketide synthase codes for MTEDAEGLSDSPDIAVVGMAARLPGARDVDTFWRRVRDGVESVTHFSDAQLLSAGVDPALLQDPNYVKSGMVYEGLEDFDAGFFGFSAREASLMDPQHRHFLEVCWEALEHSGHPPERFKGPVGVFGGSGMNAYMPYNLFTNPQLMEQVGLFLVRHTGNDKDFLTTRVSYCLDLRGPSLNVQTACSTSLVAIHSACQSLLARECDLALAGGVTLELPHYRGYLYQEGEILSPDGHCRAFDHRSQGTLFGSGAGVVVLRRLEDALADGDTIYAVVKGSAVNNDGARKVGYLAPSVDGQADAVVEALNVSGISADSIDYIECHGTGTPVGDPIEITALTQAFRTQTQKSGFCRIGSVKTNIGHLDTAAGVASFVKVVQMLRHKQMAPTLHFEKPNPQIDFARSPFSVNATLRDWAATKGRPRRAAVNSLGVGGTNAHVILEEAPAQPQTSSARPFETLWLSARTPAALERAAQRLATRLGEADAPNLGDASYTLLAGRRRFAHRRAVVASSREEAVRLLSQPEAARTAQAQTEAEGRSVVFLFPGGGAQYPGMAKGLYEQEPVFRRALDECLSLLEQHQSLKLRPLLFPEAGAEKEARAQLEQATYALPALLSVELSLAALWKARGLTPQACMGHSMGEYACAQLNGVFSVKDALGIVACRGRLFDQLPAGAMLSVEMPEAELKPLLGEGLDLGAHNAPGLCLVSGEVAAIEALEAQLKAREVEARRLHIRVAAHSRMLEPILAPFREFLGTVRFSKPTGPWISNVTGAWVTPEEATSPDYWVRHLRQPVRFAEGAGVLLADKARVYLEVGPGQTLTQLLRAQVEKPQAEQLVPSLRHPNDTVADLAFFQLALGRLWAAGVDLDAAALFDGQKRRRVALPTYAFERERHWVEPGSGTFMARREGERPLVREENVSRWGYVPRFREQAGAAPEAPAENERWLLVGEQHLLLSELARELSARGAQVMRVLPGDAFGRADEGHFTLRFDAREDWEALWDALGAEGRVPPRIVDVTGRDMAPLGWERSVSRYFITPLALMQSLTSESLPPGLRYMRVTQEALPAEGHATSPEQALSFGPLLVGPKELPELKARVVDLQLVVNVMGQARELADELLRPDVEAPVALRGGRRLVQVVERTALDEGPTPLRDQGVYLITGGLGGIGRTLAELFARKVKARLALVSRSAASTSHAELQRTLEGLGAQVLLLKADTTDAGQLRAAIAQVRERFGALHGVVHAAGTLEDGPLEAKTRDSALRVLAPKAMGALALEEALQGAALDFFVSFASTSAWLGPPGQVDYVAANAYLLAQATRLEATGIAKRALALGWGVWQEVGMAAAQLAPQLPPGESVSHPLLQRRVEAPEGHHVFRAIYDAKAHWVLDEHRMRGGGPVLPGTAYVELARAAWALARPGEPLELSQLSLVSPLDVPDGEVREVEIGLAPEGDGITFRVRSRAAGNAWTEHATARLHQATGQRPAALNVSAAKARCGERPLTFGEGEQSLPQDALIAFGPRWKVLRSAGFGTSEALGRLELPAAYREDLSTYGIPPGLLDIASGFAFSLLPDAGQPGKLHVPVSYRQLQVWGPWPQVALSHVRVRQEEGRGALLDVTLTDTDGNVFCAIEGYLVASVEARRFGRSPQKKGSLLESWLPLGIKPAEGQDAFLRALALKDTPALFVSSMDLHTLAARMRPKQEAKPAAAAATAQAGAPSGVAAADAPRDDVERKLAELWQQLLGAPKVGLKDNFFELGGHSLIAVRLFARIKKTLGADLTLATLFEAPTLEQCAALVREAAGIPFTPDAAPGDATPAAQAPGVKATPKAWSPLVTIQKGGNALPFFCVHGAGGNVLNFRELAQTLGKEQPFYGLQARGVDGKLPPADSIEEMASIYLEGIRQVQPHGPYLLGGYSGGGVVAYEMAQRLHALGEPVALVAFLDTFHPSTQERRQSLNERLRELRREGAASYVSRKLRTKVERDGTRLLSQLKLRWYEQRGEALPIELRNLQLTERFQLLASRYVPSPYAGPVTLFRAQEIHAIYAHMGTSLGWEPLVPALNIREVPGDHDSLVREPNVHVLGRLLREALDDAQRGTRDEARRVGTK; via the coding sequence ATGACGGAAGACGCTGAAGGGCTTTCGGATTCTCCAGACATCGCGGTGGTAGGTATGGCCGCGCGACTGCCTGGAGCGCGCGATGTGGACACGTTCTGGCGCCGCGTGCGCGACGGCGTCGAGTCCGTCACGCACTTCAGTGACGCGCAGCTCTTGAGCGCGGGCGTGGACCCGGCGCTGCTCCAGGACCCGAACTACGTGAAGTCGGGCATGGTGTACGAGGGCCTGGAGGACTTCGACGCGGGCTTCTTCGGCTTCAGCGCGCGCGAGGCGTCCCTCATGGACCCGCAGCACCGCCACTTCCTGGAGGTGTGCTGGGAAGCGCTGGAGCACAGCGGCCATCCGCCGGAGCGCTTCAAGGGGCCCGTCGGCGTGTTCGGCGGCTCGGGCATGAACGCGTACATGCCCTACAACCTCTTCACCAACCCGCAGCTGATGGAACAGGTGGGCCTGTTCCTGGTGCGGCACACGGGCAACGACAAGGACTTTCTCACCACGCGCGTGTCGTACTGCCTGGACCTGCGCGGGCCCAGCCTCAACGTGCAGACAGCGTGCTCCACGTCGCTCGTCGCCATCCACTCCGCCTGCCAGAGCTTGCTGGCGCGCGAGTGCGACCTGGCGCTGGCGGGCGGCGTCACGCTGGAGCTGCCGCACTACCGGGGCTACCTGTACCAGGAGGGGGAAATCCTCTCACCGGACGGGCACTGCCGCGCGTTCGACCATCGTTCGCAGGGCACGCTCTTCGGCAGCGGCGCGGGCGTCGTCGTGCTGCGCCGCCTGGAGGATGCGCTGGCGGATGGCGACACCATCTACGCGGTGGTGAAGGGCAGCGCGGTGAACAACGACGGCGCGCGCAAGGTGGGCTACCTGGCGCCGTCCGTGGACGGACAGGCGGACGCGGTCGTGGAGGCGCTCAACGTCTCCGGCATCAGCGCCGACTCCATCGACTACATCGAATGCCACGGCACCGGCACGCCGGTGGGCGACCCGATTGAAATCACCGCCCTCACCCAGGCCTTCCGCACGCAGACGCAGAAGAGCGGGTTCTGCCGCATCGGCTCGGTGAAGACGAACATCGGCCACCTGGACACGGCCGCGGGCGTGGCGAGCTTCGTCAAGGTCGTCCAGATGCTGCGCCACAAGCAGATGGCGCCCACGCTGCACTTCGAGAAGCCCAACCCTCAAATCGACTTCGCGCGCTCGCCCTTCAGCGTGAACGCGACGCTCCGCGACTGGGCCGCGACCAAGGGCCGTCCGCGCCGGGCGGCGGTGAACTCGCTGGGCGTGGGCGGCACCAACGCGCACGTCATCCTGGAGGAGGCGCCCGCGCAGCCGCAGACGTCCTCCGCGCGTCCCTTCGAAACGCTTTGGCTGTCCGCGCGCACCCCCGCCGCCCTGGAGCGCGCCGCCCAGCGGCTGGCCACGCGGCTGGGTGAAGCGGACGCGCCGAACCTGGGTGACGCCTCGTACACGCTGCTCGCGGGCCGCCGCCGCTTCGCGCATCGCCGCGCCGTGGTGGCGTCGTCGCGCGAGGAGGCCGTGCGCCTGCTGTCGCAGCCGGAGGCCGCACGGACGGCCCAGGCACAGACTGAGGCGGAAGGCCGCTCCGTCGTCTTCCTCTTCCCGGGCGGCGGCGCGCAGTACCCGGGCATGGCGAAGGGCCTCTACGAGCAGGAGCCCGTGTTCCGCCGCGCGCTGGATGAGTGCCTGTCGCTGCTCGAACAGCACCAGTCGCTGAAGCTGCGTCCCCTGCTCTTCCCGGAGGCCGGCGCCGAGAAGGAGGCCCGCGCCCAGTTGGAGCAGGCCACCTACGCGCTGCCGGCGCTGCTGTCCGTGGAGCTGTCGCTGGCCGCGCTGTGGAAGGCGCGGGGGCTGACGCCGCAGGCCTGCATGGGCCACAGCATGGGCGAGTACGCCTGCGCCCAGCTCAACGGCGTGTTCTCGGTGAAGGACGCGCTGGGCATCGTCGCCTGCCGTGGCCGCCTCTTCGACCAGCTCCCCGCGGGCGCGATGCTCAGCGTGGAGATGCCCGAGGCGGAGTTGAAGCCGCTGCTGGGCGAGGGCCTGGACCTGGGCGCGCACAACGCACCGGGGCTGTGCCTCGTCTCCGGTGAAGTGGCCGCCATCGAAGCGCTGGAGGCCCAGCTCAAGGCCCGCGAGGTGGAGGCGCGGCGGCTGCACATCCGCGTGGCCGCGCACTCGCGCATGCTGGAGCCCATCCTCGCGCCCTTCCGAGAGTTCCTCGGCACGGTGCGCTTCTCCAAGCCCACCGGACCGTGGATCTCCAACGTCACCGGGGCATGGGTGACGCCCGAGGAGGCCACGTCGCCCGACTACTGGGTGCGGCACCTGCGTCAGCCGGTGCGCTTCGCCGAGGGCGCGGGCGTGCTCCTGGCGGACAAGGCGCGCGTCTACCTGGAGGTCGGTCCCGGCCAGACGCTGACGCAGCTGCTGCGCGCCCAGGTGGAGAAGCCGCAGGCCGAGCAGTTGGTGCCGTCTCTGCGGCACCCCAACGACACCGTGGCGGACCTGGCGTTCTTCCAGCTCGCGCTCGGCCGCCTCTGGGCCGCGGGCGTGGACCTGGACGCCGCGGCGCTCTTCGATGGCCAGAAGCGGCGCCGCGTGGCGCTGCCCACATATGCCTTCGAGCGTGAGCGCCACTGGGTGGAGCCGGGCAGCGGCACCTTCATGGCGCGGCGCGAGGGTGAGCGCCCGCTGGTGCGTGAAGAGAACGTGTCGCGATGGGGCTACGTGCCGCGCTTCCGCGAGCAGGCCGGCGCGGCGCCCGAGGCACCGGCGGAGAACGAGCGCTGGCTCCTCGTTGGCGAGCAGCACCTGCTGCTCAGCGAGCTGGCTCGCGAGCTGTCGGCGCGCGGCGCCCAGGTGATGCGCGTGCTGCCGGGCGATGCCTTTGGCCGCGCGGACGAGGGTCACTTCACCCTGCGGTTCGACGCGCGCGAGGACTGGGAAGCGCTCTGGGATGCGCTGGGCGCCGAGGGGCGCGTGCCGCCTCGCATCGTGGACGTCACCGGCCGGGACATGGCCCCGCTGGGTTGGGAACGCTCGGTGTCGCGGTACTTCATCACGCCGCTGGCGCTGATGCAGTCCCTGACCTCCGAGTCGCTGCCGCCGGGCCTGCGCTACATGCGGGTGACCCAGGAGGCCCTGCCCGCCGAAGGACACGCCACGAGCCCCGAGCAGGCGCTCAGCTTCGGTCCGCTGCTCGTGGGTCCGAAGGAGCTTCCCGAGCTCAAGGCCCGCGTGGTGGACCTGCAGCTGGTGGTCAACGTGATGGGCCAGGCGCGGGAGCTCGCGGACGAGCTGCTGCGTCCGGACGTCGAGGCGCCGGTGGCGCTGCGCGGTGGACGCCGGCTGGTGCAGGTGGTGGAGCGGACGGCGCTGGACGAGGGCCCGACGCCACTGCGCGACCAGGGCGTCTACCTCATCACGGGCGGCCTGGGCGGCATCGGCCGCACGCTCGCGGAGCTCTTCGCTCGCAAGGTGAAGGCCCGGCTCGCGCTGGTATCGCGGTCGGCGGCCAGCACGTCACACGCGGAGCTTCAGCGCACGTTGGAAGGCCTTGGCGCGCAGGTGCTGCTGCTCAAGGCGGACACCACCGACGCCGGCCAGCTGCGCGCGGCCATCGCCCAGGTGCGGGAGCGCTTCGGCGCCTTGCATGGCGTGGTGCACGCGGCGGGCACGCTCGAGGACGGGCCGCTGGAGGCGAAGACACGCGACTCTGCCCTGCGGGTGCTCGCGCCCAAGGCGATGGGGGCGCTCGCGCTGGAAGAGGCGCTGCAAGGCGCGGCCCTGGACTTCTTCGTCAGCTTCGCGTCGACGAGCGCGTGGCTCGGGCCCCCGGGGCAGGTGGACTACGTCGCCGCCAACGCGTACCTGCTGGCGCAGGCGACGCGGCTGGAGGCCACGGGCATCGCGAAGCGCGCGCTCGCGTTGGGCTGGGGCGTCTGGCAGGAGGTCGGCATGGCCGCGGCGCAGCTCGCGCCGCAGCTGCCGCCCGGTGAGTCCGTCAGCCACCCGCTGCTCCAGCGGCGCGTGGAGGCCCCCGAAGGGCACCACGTCTTCCGCGCCATCTACGACGCGAAGGCCCACTGGGTGCTGGATGAGCACCGCATGCGCGGCGGAGGCCCCGTCCTCCCCGGCACGGCCTACGTCGAGCTGGCCCGCGCCGCCTGGGCGCTGGCGCGTCCTGGCGAGCCGCTGGAGCTGTCGCAGCTCTCGCTGGTGTCGCCGCTGGACGTCCCGGACGGCGAGGTACGGGAGGTGGAGATCGGGCTGGCGCCGGAGGGCGACGGCATCACCTTCCGCGTGCGCAGCCGCGCGGCCGGCAACGCGTGGACGGAGCACGCCACCGCGCGGCTCCACCAGGCCACGGGCCAGCGTCCCGCGGCGCTGAACGTGTCCGCGGCGAAAGCCCGCTGCGGTGAGCGGCCGCTGACCTTCGGCGAGGGCGAACAGTCCCTGCCGCAGGACGCGCTCATCGCGTTCGGTCCGCGCTGGAAGGTGCTGCGCAGCGCGGGCTTCGGCACGTCCGAGGCCCTGGGCCGTCTGGAGCTGCCCGCCGCCTACCGAGAGGACCTGTCGACGTACGGGATTCCGCCCGGGCTGCTGGACATCGCCTCCGGCTTTGCCTTCTCCCTGCTCCCCGACGCGGGGCAGCCGGGGAAGCTGCACGTGCCCGTCTCCTACCGGCAGCTCCAGGTCTGGGGCCCCTGGCCCCAAGTTGCGCTGAGCCACGTCCGCGTGCGCCAGGAGGAAGGCCGCGGCGCGCTGCTCGACGTCACGCTCACCGACACGGACGGGAATGTCTTCTGCGCCATCGAGGGCTACCTCGTCGCGTCCGTCGAGGCGCGGCGTTTCGGCCGCTCGCCTCAGAAGAAGGGCTCACTGCTGGAGAGCTGGCTGCCTTTGGGCATCAAGCCGGCGGAAGGTCAGGACGCCTTCCTGCGCGCGCTGGCCCTCAAGGACACGCCCGCGCTCTTCGTCAGCTCCATGGACCTGCACACCCTCGCGGCCCGCATGCGCCCGAAGCAGGAGGCGAAGCCCGCGGCGGCCGCGGCCACGGCCCAGGCAGGCGCGCCGTCCGGTGTGGCGGCCGCGGATGCCCCACGCGACGACGTGGAGCGCAAGCTGGCGGAGCTGTGGCAGCAGCTGCTCGGTGCGCCGAAGGTGGGGCTCAAGGACAACTTCTTCGAACTGGGCGGACACTCGCTCATCGCGGTGCGCCTGTTCGCGCGCATCAAGAAGACGCTGGGCGCGGACCTGACGCTCGCCACGCTGTTCGAGGCCCCCACGCTGGAGCAGTGCGCCGCGCTGGTGCGGGAGGCCGCCGGGATTCCCTTCACGCCGGACGCCGCTCCGGGTGACGCGACGCCGGCCGCGCAGGCCCCAGGCGTCAAGGCGACGCCGAAGGCATGGTCTCCGCTGGTCACCATCCAGAAGGGCGGCAATGCCCTTCCCTTCTTCTGCGTGCACGGCGCGGGCGGCAACGTCCTCAACTTCCGCGAGCTGGCGCAGACGCTCGGCAAGGAGCAGCCCTTCTACGGGCTCCAGGCGCGCGGCGTGGACGGCAAGCTGCCTCCGGCCGACAGCATCGAGGAGATGGCGTCCATCTACCTGGAGGGCATTCGTCAGGTGCAGCCCCACGGGCCCTACCTGCTCGGCGGCTACTCCGGCGGCGGCGTGGTCGCCTACGAAATGGCGCAGCGGCTACACGCGCTGGGCGAGCCGGTGGCGCTGGTCGCGTTCCTGGACACCTTCCATCCGTCCACCCAGGAGCGGCGCCAGTCCCTCAATGAGCGCCTGCGGGAGCTGCGCCGGGAAGGCGCGGCCAGCTACGTCAGCCGGAAGCTGCGCACCAAGGTAGAGCGCGACGGCACCCGGCTGTTGAGCCAGCTCAAGCTGCGCTGGTACGAGCAGCGGGGAGAAGCGCTGCCCATCGAGCTGCGCAACCTCCAGCTCACCGAGCGCTTCCAGCTCCTGGCCAGCCGTTACGTCCCGAGCCCCTACGCCGGTCCCGTGACGCTGTTCCGCGCGCAGGAGATTCACGCCATCTACGCGCACATGGGCACCAGCCTCGGTTGGGAGCCGCTGGTGCCGGCGCTGAACATCCGCGAGGTGCCGGGCGACCACGACAGCCTGGTGCGCGAACCCAACGTCCACGTCCTGGGGCGGCTGCTCCGCGAGGCCTTGGACGACGCACAGCGCGGCACGCGTGACGAGGCGCGCCGGGTGGGAACGAAGTGA